The following proteins come from a genomic window of Papaver somniferum cultivar HN1 unplaced genomic scaffold, ASM357369v1 unplaced-scaffold_65, whole genome shotgun sequence:
- the LOC113343685 gene encoding phospholipid-transporting ATPase 3-like, which yields MSGWDRVGISRSKFGGGGGRSFYSRANMDSNDRQNSTNSESSRTVRLGRVQPQAPGNRTIFCNDRDANLPVKFKGNSISTTKYNIFTFLPKGLFEQFRRVANLYFLMISILSTTPISPVHPITNVVPLSLVLFVSLVKEAWEDWKRLLNDRVINNTPVDVLMDQRWESIPWRKLQVGDIVKVKQDGYFPADLLFLASSNADGVCYIETANLDGETNLKIRKALERTWDYLTPDKACEFKGEVQCEQPNNSLYTFTGNLLFRKQTLPLSPNQILLRGCSLRNTEYMVGVVIFTGHETKVMMNTMNVPSKRSTLERKLDKLILALFLFLFLMCVIGGIGSGVFINRKYYYLGLTKNVEKQFNPDNRFVVAILAMFTLITLYSTIIPISLYVSIEMIKFIQSTQFINKDLNMYHKETNTPALARTSNLNEELGQVEYIFTDKTGTLTRNLMEFFKCSIGGEVYGTGITEIEKGGAQRSGINIEEAPKSSTAVHEKGFNFDDARLMRGAWRNEPNADACKEFFRCLAICHTVLPEGDESPEKIAYQAASPDESALVVAAKNFGFFFYRRTPTMIKVRESHVEKMGKIQDASYEILNVLEFNSTRKRQSVICRYQDGRLVLYCKGADTVIYERLTGGNNNLKNKTREHLENFGSAGLRTLCLAYKDLSAEAYESWNENFIQAKSSLRDREKKLDEVAELIEKDLILIGATAIEDKLQEGVPSCIETLQRAGMKIWMLTGDKLETAINIAYACNLINNNMKQFIISSETDAIRSVEDKGDLVETERFIRDLVKQELKRCLGEAQHYLNAVSGTKLALVIDGKCLMYALDPALRVTLLNLSLNCSSVVCCRVSPLQKAQVTSLVKKGAKKITLSIGDGANDVSMIQAAHVGVGISGLEGRQAVMASDFAIAQFRFLTDLLLVHGRWSYLRISKVVTYFFYKNLTFTLTQFWFTFQTGFSGQRFYDDWFQSLYNVIFTALPVIMVGLFDKDVSASLSKKYPELYKEGIRNNFFKWEVVGIWAFFAFFQSLIFYYFVTVSSQSTYSPSGKLFGLWDISTMTFTCVVVAVNLRLYLACSSITRWHHISIWGSILGWFAFIFIYSGIMTPFDRQENVYYVIYVLMSTIYFYLTLLLVPILALLGDFIYQGFQRWFFPYNYQIIQEIHGHEPDDNSKARLMEIGNHLTPDQERSYAISQLPRENSKHTGFAFDSPGYESFFASQQGVYAPQKAWDVARRASMRSQPKAPRKN from the exons ATGAGTGGATGGGATAGAGTAGGTATATCTAGGTCAAAATtcggtggtggtggaggaagaaGTTTTTACTCAAGAGCTAATATGGATTCCAATGATCGCCAAAATTCTACCAACTCTGAATCTTCTCGTACTGTTCGTCTTGGTAGAGTTCAACCTCAAGCTCCTGGAAATCGTACCATCTTTTGTAATGATCGTGATGCTAATCTTCCTGTCAAATTTAAG GGAAACTCCATTTCAACTACAAAGTACAACATCTTTACCTTTCTGCCCAAAGGATTGTTTGAGCAG TTCAGGCGGGTAGCTAATTTATACTTTCTTATGATTTCAATCTTATCCACAACACCAATCAG TCCTGTGCATCCTATAACCAATGTGGTCCCACTTAGTCTTGTGCTTTTCGTCTCCCTCGTCAAGGAGGCTTGGGAAGATTGG AAACGCTTACTCAATGATAGGGTGATAAACAATACGCCTGTAGATGTTTTGATGGACCAAAGGTGGGAAAGTATTCCGTGGAGGAAGCTGCAGGTCGGGGATATTGTCAAA GTTAAGCAGGATGGATATTTCCCCGCAGATTTGCTTTTTCTTGCTAGTTCAAACGCAGATGGTGTTTGCTACATTGAG ACCGCAAATCTTGATGGCGAGACAAATTTAAAGATCAGAAAAGCATTGGAAAGAACTTGGGATTACTTGACCCCTGATAAAGCCTGTGAATTTAAAG GGGAAGTACAATGCGAACAGCCTAATAACTCTTTATACACTTTCACTGGAAATCTTTTGTTCCGAAAGCAGACGCTGCCTCTTTCTCCCAATCAAATCTTATTGCGA GGATGCAGTCTCAGGAACACAGAATACATGGTTGGGGTCGTTATATTTACCGGGCACGAAACAAAG GTTATGATGAATACAATGAATGTCCCTTCAAAAAGAAGTACTCTGGAGAGGAAACTTGATAAGCTTATTCTCgctctttttctctttctctttcttatgTGTGTTATCGGAGGAATTGGCAG CGGTGTGTTCATTAACCGGAAGTACTACTACTTGGGTCTTACTAAAAATGTAGAGAAACAGTTCAACCCCGATAACAGATTCGTG GTTGCTATCCTTGCTATGTTTACCTTAATAACACTGTACTCAACAATTATCCCTATTTCTCTTTATGTTTCCATTGAG ATGATCAAATTCATCCAATCTACTCAATTTATCAACAAAGATTTGAACATGTATCATAAGGAAACAAACACCCCAGCTCTTGCTAGGACATCAAATCTGAATGAGGAGCTTGGACAG GTGGAGTACATTTTTACAGATAAAACAGGAACATTAACTAGGAATCTGATGGAGTTCTTTAAGTGCTCAATTGGTGGAGAGGTATATGGAACTGGTATTACAGAAATAGAAAAAGGAGGAGCTCAGCGGAGCGGGATAAACATAGAGGAG GCGCCAAAATCATCTACTGCTGTGCACGAAAAAGGGTTCAATTTTGATGATGCTAGGCTAATGCGAGGTGCCTGGAGGAATGAACCTAATGCTGATGCTTGCAAG GAGTTTTTCCGATGCCTTGCTATCTGTCATACTGTGCTTCCTGAAGGTGACGAATCACCTGAGAAGATCGCGTATCAAGCTGCATCTCCAGATGAGTCTGCTTTAGTTGTTGCAGCAAAGAACTTTGGATTCTTTTTTTACAG GCGTACACCAACTATGATAAAGGTTCGTGAGTCACATGTGGAGAAAATGGGCAAAATCCAAGATGCATCTTATGAAATTCTGAATGTTTTGGAGTTCAATAG TACAAGGAAGCGCCAATCTGTGATATGTCGTTACCAAGATGGCAGGCTTGTATTATACTGCAAG GGAGCTGATACTGTGATTTACGAAAGATTGACGGGTGGAAATAACAACCTAAAGAACAAAACCAGGGAACACTTGGAAAATTTTGGATCTGCTGGTCTACGTACCCTTTGTCTGGCCTATAAGGATCTAAGTGCGGAGGCGTATGAGAGCTGGAATGAGAATTTCATTCAAGCGAAGTCTTCTTTGCGGGACCGTGAGAAAAAGTTGGATGAG GTTGCTGAACTTATAGAAAAAGATCTCATTTTAATTGGAGCCACTGCTATAGAAGATAAGCTACAAGAAGGAGTTCCCTCATGTATAGAAACTCTTCAAAGAGCTGGAATGAAGATCTGGATGCTAACTGGGGATAAGTTGGAAACAGCAATTAATATAGCTTATG CCTGTAACTTGATCAATAATAATATGAAACAGTTCATCATCAGTTCAGAAACAGATGCAATTAGGAGTGTCGAAGATAAG GGTGATTTAGTGGAAACTGAGCGCTTTATCAGAGATTTGGTGAAACAAGAGTTGAAGAGATGCCTCGGGGAGGCACAACATTATCTGAATGCTGTATCTGGGACCAAATTGGCACTTGTAATTGATGGGAAGTGTTTAATGTATGCATTGGACCCAGCTTTGCGAGTAACACTGCTTAACCTGAGCTTGAATTGCAGTTCGGTAGTCTGCTGCCGAGTTTCCCCACTACAAAAAGCTCAG GTAACCAGTCTTGTGAAAAAAGGTGCAAAGAAGATAACCCTAAGTATCGGGGATGGTGCCAATGATGTGAGCATGATTCAAGCTGCTCATGTTGGCGTTGGTATAAGTGGATTAGAAGGAAGGCAAGCAGTCATGGCTAGTGATTTTGCAATTGCTCAGTTCAGATTTCTTACTGATTTACTCCTCGTACATGGACGATGGTCGTATCTTAGGATTTCCAAG GTTGTGACATACTTCTTCTACAAGAATCTCACTTTTACTTTGACCCAGTTTTGGTTCACTTTCCAAACTGGGTTTTCTGGTCAGAGGTTCTATGATGATTGGTTCCAGTCATTATATAATGTTATTTTCACAGCTTTGCCGGTAATCATGGTTGGACTGTTCGACAAG GATGTTAGTGCATCTCTATCTAAAAAATACCCGGAGTTATACAAGGAGGGAATTAGAAATAACTTCTTCAAGTGGGAAGTTGTTGGCATCTGGGCTTTCTTCGCTTTCTTCCAGTCATTGATCTTCTATTACTTTGTGACTGTTTCCAGCCAGAGTACTTACAGTCCATCCGGCAAGCTTTTTGGACTATGGGATATTAGTACGATGACCTTTACTTGTGTTGTAGTAGCTGTCAATCTTCGTCTCTATTTGGCTTGTAGTTCAATCACAAGGTGGCACCACATCAGTATTTGGGGAAGCATTTTAGGTTGGTTCGCGTTTATCTTTATATATTCTGGGATCATGACGCCGTTTGATAGACAA GAGAATGTATACTATGTCATCTACGTGTTAATGAGTACCATTTACTTTTATCTCACGCTTCTTCTGGTCCCCATTTTGGCTCTTCTTGGCGACTTCATTTACCAAGG ATTTCAAAGATGGTTTTTCCCGTACAACTACCAGATTATTCAGGAAATCCACGGACATGAGCCTGATGACAACAGCAAAGCGAGGTTGATGGAGATTGGTAACCATTTGACACCAGACCAAGAGAGAAGCTATGCAATCTCTCAGTTGCCACGAGAGAATTCAAAGCATACTGGTTTTGCTTTTGATTCACCAGGTTATGAGTCATTCTTTGCTTCCCAACAGGGTGTCTATGCCCCACAGAAAGCATGGGATGTGGCACGAAGAGCTAGTATGAGATCACAACCGAAAGCACCTAGGAAGAATTAG